The nucleotide sequence ACTTTCGCTTCTCTTAGAATAAAAGGGGCTATAATAGATGAGCTTAGAAAGCTTGGATGGACGCCAAGGACCGTTCATGAGAAGCTGAAGAAGCTAGAAGAGGCGAGGCTTAATCTCTTTAATAAGTTTGGAAGAGATCCCACTGATGAGGAAGTGATGAATTATTTAAATCTTTCTCAGAAGGAGTATGAGAAGCTTCTTGAAAATGCTAAAGTTTTAACTCTTTTCCCTTTAGATTCTCTGGTTGAGCTTGAGGATGAGGAGGTCTCGGTTAAGGAGGTTATAAGCGACCCTATGCAGGCTCCTTTAGGGCAGCTTCTTGAGGAGGAGGAACTGGTTGAGGAGCTTTCTAAAGCTATATCGTCGCTTCCGGATAAGGAAAGACTTGTTATAATTCTCTACTATTACGAGGGTCTTACCCTTAAAGAGATAGGGGAGGTTTTAGGAGTTTCTGAGGCACGAGTCTGTCAACTCCACTCTTCTGCTATATTGAAGCTTAGGACTCGCTTGCGAAGTTTGGGTTAAGCTTTTTGAATAATGAGCGGGGGGTGAGTTTATGGCCTCTCTTCCTTTGGAGCTTAAGATAAGTGAAGATGGTATGGAAGCTTACCTTAAGCTTGAGGCTTTGCCTGATGGAAGGGTTCCTACCTTTGAGGAGATCATTTCTTTTTTAACTGAGTCTGGTGTTGTTTTTGGAGTGGATGAAGGCGCTATAAGGGAAGCTCTTGAGAATAAGAAATTTGGAGAGAATATCTTGGTGGCTCGTGGTGAAAGGCCTGAAGATGGCATTGATGGA is from Synergistota bacterium and encodes:
- a CDS encoding FliA/WhiG family RNA polymerase sigma factor; the protein is MIGLEEAEARLWKEYISTRDPKLKEEIIRRYIPLVKYIASRIGVTLPRGFDEDDLISVGIMGLLEAIDRFNPERNVKFETFASLRIKGAIIDELRKLGWTPRTVHEKLKKLEEARLNLFNKFGRDPTDEEVMNYLNLSQKEYEKLLENAKVLTLFPLDSLVELEDEEVSVKEVISDPMQAPLGQLLEEEELVEELSKAISSLPDKERLVIILYYYEGLTLKEIGEVLGVSEARVCQLHSSAILKLRTRLRSLG